The sequence TTTCTCTTGCTAAGATTCCACCCCACTACTATCCCAACGCTATCACTGcacccttgctaacactgcaagactacttACTAACACTGCAAGTTTCTCCACAAACTTCGTATATCCTCCAAATGACCTTTGACCCCTTTTTATATTACAATCGTTGGAAAACCAATGACcaagattaattctcaatcaatggATGAGATTaataacaactaaacaaccctaaaaaaattggttgctagaagtttataaaagagatcaaataattaacaaataattgtCCCTATCTAACAAATTTGTTTAGCAAATAATTATATACTAATTATTACATATGGAGAACCAATTGTCCTAGCTAAccaaactaacactccctcttagcgaggaagttgttctgcatgacacccaacttctctctgaagaagatgaatttggccttccccaatgcctttctCAAAATGTCTACTACATGTTGATCTGTAGGTATAAACTGTAGCTGAACAATCCCCCATTGTACACAATCtttgatgaagtgatacctgatgtttatatgtttcgacctatcatgaaacactggattctcagtcaacttgatgcaactctgattgtcgcagtgtatcattgtagtctccaccttctgaccaagaaaggctactagcaacttccgaagccatatagTTTCACATGTCGCCATGCTAGCTGCGATGTATTTTGACTCTGCAGAACTCAGAGCCACAAACTTCTGCTTCATGctgaaccaagagacaactcctgATCCCAGACTGAAACAAGACCCTAAAGTTCTTCTCTTGTCTGTTGTACTACCTACCCAATCTGCGTTAGTATAGCCCATCAACCCGATTCCTTCACCTCGTGCATACCCTATCCCATACTCGATTGTACCTTGaaaataatgcaacacatgctTTGTCGTTGTCCAATGTACTACCTCTGGCTCAACCATGAACGGACTAAGAGAGTTAACTGCAAATGCTATATCTGGCcttgtgttgaccaaatacatgagagaaccaatcaactacctgtataaggtgggatctacatccttctccctagatgtgtctaccttcctccaattcatgatcataggtgtagacatggatTTGCAATCCTCCATCTTGAACCTTTTCAAGATTTCTATGGaatatttcccttgtccaaggaaaaCCTCTCCATCTGTTTGCCATACCTCCATGTCTataaagtagtgcataagtcccaaatccttcatctcgaactctactccaaggtccctcttgcactcttctatgagcCCCAGTGAAGTTattagaaacaagtcatccacatataggacaagaatgagaatctcacccccaaccaccaagtagtagaggttagcATCTGCCTCACTCTTCATAAAGCCCATTTCCTACAAGTAACTATCAATACCACactctgggagcctgcttgagtccgtGCAAAGCTCTCTTCAATCTACACACATGGGTATTtttgttgtgtgctacaaagccttccagttgttctatgtatacctcctctttcaacttgccatttaggaatgttgtcttgacatccatttcaTGGGTCTACCATCCCATCTATGCTGAAAATGATATTACATCTTGTATAGAATTATACCTGGTCATtcgagcaaatgtctcctcatagtctattccctccttctgagagaaccctttTGCCATGAACCTTGCCTTGTATGTCTCAATGCTACCATTTGTATCGTGCTTGATCTTGTAGATCCAAGGCAATCCAACCACAACCCTATCTGTTGGTCTAGGAACTACCTCCCACACATCAATCTACATTATTGAGGTATATTCCTCAACCATTGCATCTTGCCACACCTAATAGCTAGAAGGTTATCTATCTACAAACTGactaactaatgcaacatagtcatcatacctgGCTAGTTGTCTTCAttgtctactactcctcctaggaGCAACCTCTAACTCCTGAGTATTCTTTTGTGTTTGTTGAACCTCATGGTTCCTACTCCCAACTATAGAGGATGAAAtgtcaacctccatgtcttcttgatgcatctcttcctgcacctgttgctccatactctgtgaattctcaccacctgagcctatacTGGTACTAGTGATTGTACTCAAGCTTTGTTGCCCTTGACTCGGTTGAGCTATCATTAGAACTTCTATCGGCTACTCACTCTGATGCTCTGCTGGCAAATATCCAGACCTCCTAAATGCCTTGTcgtccatgaacttgacatcacgtcTAACTATAATCCTTCTGGTCCCTAGAATAAATATTCtatatgcctttgaggtttcactgtaccccacaaagtaccccctctctgcagtctgatctaacttggtaagTGTATCCCTTGGAATATGACAATATGCCAAACCTTACAAATATCCTAAAGTGACTAACATCTAGCTTCTTTCCTATAAAAGTTTCCTCTGGTGTCTTCTTCCCTAGTGCCTTATGTGGAACCTTGTTCTCTATGTATATTGTCATACTACATGCTTCTATCCATAAGTAGCGGGGTAGGTCCtgatcatgtagcatagcccttgcagCCTCTGATATGGACTGATTCTTCCTCTCAGTGACCCCATTCTATTGTGGGTTGTAAGGAatagtccactctctcttgattccttccttggtacaaaactcttggaattcattccctttgtactcgcctccattgtctgaccgaagaaactttatcttccttcctatcgaattctccacaagagccttgaactcttggaagtgactaaaaacctcatccttggtcttcaggaagtatatccaggtcttcctagagaaatcatcaataaaagtaacatagTACTCGTATCCTCTGAGAGACTTCGTCGACATTGacccacatatatctgaatgtactagatcaagaacaccctcagatcgagtgtcactccttggaaaagatgttttttgcaaacttccccaacacacatcccttacatacatcaccGTGCTTTGTGCTCACCTCTAGAACACCTATCACAGTCTCATGAAGCAATTTAcgtgctccatgatgtatatgtGCCATCCTCCTATggcatagctctccaagatctctaggattaGTGTTGCTCATGAGTTCCTTAGGAGTATCAAATTGCAACCTATAAAgtcgaccactcctaactccaatagctatgggtgatttccaaACCTTATGCTTGATCAACACATGAGtccctctaaagagtacattgtagCCTTTATCCTAAAGAACAGATACGAAAATCAAATTCATACCTAAAcctggcacatgcaacacatcatgaagggaAGTCAGCTTTCCATTCTCCCTCAAAAACTAAATAGTCCCTTTCCCAACTGGGTTAAGTTTGGACAAGTTCTCCATAGAGATTTGGATTCTAGTGTTCTCCTCCTTGTAATTGGAGAAATGCTCTCTAACTCCTAtcatatgaaatgatgccccactatctatataccagacactctgtgaggttgagctaaccatacaagctatgagtgcaaactcatcttccATTCTACTAGAGAGCTCATCTACACTTGTTGAAGCTGCCATatgcttcttccctttcttctcattcttcttcctttgagGGCAATCACTGAAATAGTGGCCAAATTCGTGACATCCATAGCACTTGATCTTAGACaagtccttcttcttcttctcactttgtgGATTTGATACTTTGCTAGACCCCTTCTTTGTTTTCCCTTTTCCTGCTAGGGCAATGTTTTCTTGGTCCATCTCACCTTTCTGACTCTTACTATTGGATCCActgacaaggcttagtctaagctcctcctgagtgaaatcactccaaagtcgatcccaacttggtaaggtgtctcgtccattaataacTTAAACAAAGACATCCCACTACTTAGAAAACTCATTTAGGGCTATCTGTACTAGCTCATCATCACCTGATTATCTCCAAcaactgctaactcatccttgacaagtctaagcctggtgaggtaGCTTGTCacatcttctcccttgttcatccgaGTATTCCTCAAattttctctgagaatcagcttcTAGTTAGTGGTTGCATTCTGGTACAGATTTAGGATGGCATCCCACATTGACTTCACTATATCCAAATTTGTGATACACAAAACTATATGATCCTTAACAtcatcaaggattatcctcctcaCTTTGGCATCTTCCTTCTTATATGTTGCAAGAGGTATTGGATCTGTAGGTACAATCACAacagtggtaacatattccttgataccattttcttctaGCAATAAATAAATtttggctttccagacaccaaaatttgaggctccATCTAATCTGTCTTGATCTCTTAAACCTACTGAGGCCATCTCAagggataaaagaaataataattctaaagagatcaaactaggttttataaaccctCAATTTTCTTTCCTTTGCCTAAGATAAACTTTTtctacttagctctgataccatgtgaaaattctATTGTAGTTActaattattaatctcctatctcataaagattatttaactgcgAAATACTGAAAAATAAGATAGCtgcaacttcacaaataaaaacacACGGAAAGAATTATGCAACACAATGACACGATATTTTCGGACAATTGTCCCTGGATAAACCCTGAAGGGAAAACTAGTATtgcagatgaggaatatatattaactacagcaaatcaagagatacaaatactgcttgcctCTTACTGGTAGAGCTTCGATGATTTCCCAATTTCTCCTATTGAGATTCCACCCCGCTACTATCCCAACACTATCACTATGCCCTTGCTAACATtgcaagactacttgctaacatTGCAAGTTTCTCCACAAACTTTGTATATCCTCCAAATGACccttgacccctttttatactattctcgttggaaaaccaacgaccgagattaattctcaatcaacgactgagattaataacaactaaacaaccctaacaaaattggttgctagaagtttctaaaagagatcaaataattaacaaataattgtccctatctaacaaaatttgtttagtaaacaattatttactaattattacaTATGGAGAACCAGCTGTCCTAGCTAACCAAACTAACATAATAACATAGAATATATGTAGGGGCATTTGAGGGTAgcaataaacatttttttttgtttctaggACAAAAAGACTGGACGGACAGATGACATGACTATTTATGACCTCATACCCTACTTTAAAGAGCTTATGTAATTTTtgtttaattataatataatagtaAATGGtcccattaaaataaaaattatttattttaaaaccaacataaatttttcaaattatgttaaaaaattcaaataactgTAATACAATTCAATCTAAAACATCTACCTAAACAAGAGAATGTACATTTTACCATATTTATTAATCaattgaaaaccaaaaaaaaaacatattatattATGATTTTTATGATGAAAGGTACATATTCTAAATAGACAATATGCAAACTTACTATCGAGCAGTGAGAGGACTGGAACCTGCACTATTCACTGAACACTTGGCACCAGAGAGCTCCTTGGCTTCTGGAATAAGGAACGTCCTATTTACAGCTGCAATATGAACAAGTGGAATTGGAGCTTGTCCATCCAATATCTGTAACACCTGTTTCATGTCAGGCCTGCATTCTGGTTGAGGATGGGAACACAAAACTCCCAACTTAagcactctctccatctctccaCCATTATATTGTCCCCCAAGCTTTGTATCCACCGCCTCCATTATCCTCTCCTCGACATATAACTTCCTCACCCACTCCACCAAGATTTGTTTCTCAGTTTCGGCAGATTCATCCACAGGCCATCTTCCACAAGCAACCTCCAGCAAAACTATACCAAAGCTGAATACATCTGTGCTTACGGTGGCTTTTCCCGTGGCAATGATTTCCGGTGCAATGTAACCCAAGGTCCCTGCAATACCACTCGTTGGGGCCTTCTGAGTGTGGTCATGCAAACGGGCAAGCCCAAAATCTCCCAACTTTGCATTGAACTGTGAATCAAGCAAAATGTTTTGAGACTTTAGGTCTCTATGCACAACTACCCATTCCCATTCTTGGTGGAGATACAACAAGCCAGTGGCCACTCCTTTGAGAATGCTATATCTTGACGACCATCCAAGAACTGTCTCTGGGTTCCCAAATATGAATCGATCCAGGCTCCTGTTTGGCATGTAATCATAAACAACAAAGAGCTGATTCTTGTGCCGACACCATCCTTGAAGCCGAACAAGATTTCTGTGTTGCAGACGCCCAAGGCTCGAGATTTCAGCAACAAAATCTTTCATTCCTTGGTGGAGATCTCTGGTCAAATGTTTTATGGCAACTTCAAGTCCTGTGCTGGGCAGAGTTCCCCTGTATACCTTCCCAAAACCTCCACTACCCAACAATCTCTCGTCACTGAATCCATCTGTGGCGGTTCTCAATTCTTGATAGGGAATCCTGTGGGGCCAGAACTCCACCTCCCATTCTTCCACAGCATCTCCAAGATTTCTCTTTATCGACCAGTAGCATGCAACCAGACTAGCCATAACAACTAAAAAGAGTGAACCCATGAAAACACCAACTATAAGTCCTACGGATGGCTTTCTTGAAGTCTTGGGTATGAACGAAGGAAGATGGAGAAGATCTAGAGGTTGTGCCATGGCGTCCGTGCTGAAGCTC is a genomic window of Cryptomeria japonica chromosome 7, Sugi_1.0, whole genome shotgun sequence containing:
- the LOC131038628 gene encoding L-type lectin-domain containing receptor kinase IV.2-like, with amino-acid sequence MALLVFAFLIFFFVGSNAQLRTSFLFNEFNESGLILLQSASIKSNVLRLTDQSMNAVGRALFEDALHLKTNNSISSFSTTFVFSIVPATNNPGHGLTFLISPYRSAVSASEIGYIGLLNASSDGREDNHLFAVEFDTHLNHWNNDIDANHVGVDLNTINSSVSKTAGYEIGEQFEELKMASGQNIQAWIDYDGHQHNLNVTIALAGMARPLKPLISMQKFDLGDIFKEEMYVGFSAATGRDAVEDHYILAWSFSTDAMAQPLDLLHLPSFIPKTSRKPSVGLIVGVFMGSLFLVVMASLVACYWSIKRNLGDAVEEWEVEFWPHRIPYQELRTATDGFSDERLLGSGGFGKVYRGTLPSTGLEVAIKHLTRDLHQGMKDFVAEISSLGRLQHRNLVRLQGWCRHKNQLFVVYDYMPNRSLDRFIFGNPETVLGWSSRYSILKGVATGLLYLHQEWEWVVVHRDLKSQNILLDSQFNAKLGDFGLARLHDHTQKAPTSGIAGTLGYIAPEIIATGKATVSTDVFSFGIVLLEVACGRWPVDESAETEKQILVEWVRKLYVEERIMEAVDTKLGGQYNGGEMERVLKLGVLCSHPQPECRPDMKQVLQILDGQAPIPLVHIAAVNRTFLIPEAKELSGAKCSVNSAGSSPLTARYLVSLMLLGIQQGWGRGAADPGMTTEYDAWFARHRPVPLTDPALLITTQQIQYPRQREDSDDSFESSSSGSGGDDEDMLGLEDVLAVEGGIGLVGEEDELQTIRAQVQSLEDEVTRQDIERETYHADYGALKAERVRLQRERDEAVWRC